One Candidatus Dormiibacterota bacterium DNA segment encodes these proteins:
- a CDS encoding NAD(P)-dependent oxidoreductase: protein MSEPQRVGFVGLGAMGEPMARSLRRANIPVAAIVHRRREPLERLLEDGVTEAGDGAALAAQSDVVIFCLPDSPQVEESLFGPSGVAAGLRPGSIVIDMSTLSPVASKSFASRLAALDVAFVDAPVSGGPMRAASGTLTIMVGASPQDFARVEPLLRAMGTPYHLGPVGMGETVKLVNQVIVANVMIANAEALTFAKRAGADLDAARKVIATSTGSNYILEQWLPKTWLAGTFEGGFALDLLRKDVAAALDAARSMAHPMPASALAYQLYTARSAEGDGALDYSAIAKSYERTP, encoded by the coding sequence GTGAGCGAACCACAACGAGTAGGTTTTGTCGGATTGGGCGCTATGGGCGAGCCGATGGCTCGATCGCTGCGCCGAGCGAATATTCCGGTAGCGGCCATCGTCCACCGCCGCCGCGAGCCGCTCGAGCGGTTGCTCGAGGACGGCGTTACGGAAGCCGGCGACGGCGCGGCCTTGGCGGCCCAGAGCGACGTCGTGATTTTTTGCCTTCCGGATTCCCCGCAGGTCGAAGAATCGCTCTTCGGCCCCTCGGGGGTGGCGGCGGGGCTACGGCCTGGGTCGATCGTCATCGATATGTCCACCCTCTCGCCGGTCGCGTCCAAAAGCTTCGCGAGCCGATTGGCCGCATTAGACGTGGCGTTCGTCGACGCGCCGGTGAGCGGGGGACCGATGCGCGCGGCGAGCGGGACACTCACGATCATGGTCGGCGCGTCACCACAGGATTTCGCGCGGGTCGAGCCGCTGCTGCGCGCCATGGGCACGCCCTACCACCTCGGGCCGGTCGGCATGGGCGAGACGGTCAAGCTCGTCAATCAGGTGATCGTCGCGAACGTGATGATCGCTAACGCCGAGGCGTTGACGTTTGCCAAGCGTGCCGGCGCCGACCTCGACGCTGCTCGAAAGGTTATCGCTACCTCGACGGGTTCGAACTACATTCTGGAGCAATGGTTGCCGAAGACGTGGCTAGCGGGAACGTTTGAAGGCGGGTTTGCACTCGATCTCCTGCGTAAAGACGTTGCGGCTGCGCTCGATGCCGCTCGCAGCATGGCTCACCCTATGCCGGCATCGGCGCTGGCCTATCAGCTCTACACCGCTCGCTCGGCAGAAGGGGACGGCGCGCTCGACTACAGCGCGATCGCCAAATCATATGAACGGACCCCTTGA
- a CDS encoding response regulator transcription factor — MNGPLETKQSRGTFVKSPDFNKKILVVDDESAILQTLRFNLERSGYAVVTASDGRSAIAMAQREQPDLIVLDIMLPILDGIEACKEIRKFSAVPIIMLTAKDQEIDKVLALELGADDYVTKPFALHEFLARVKARLRRQSPIASGHEDALSLGGIVLDPSRQQLSVRGKDVSLAPKEFALLRVLMENNGRVVTRQTLLDKVWGYDFEGEQQTVSVHVRWLREKIEEDSRNPRHILTVRSRGYMFKS, encoded by the coding sequence ATGAACGGACCCCTTGAAACAAAACAGTCGCGCGGCACTTTTGTAAAGAGCCCGGACTTCAACAAAAAAATCTTGGTCGTCGACGACGAATCGGCGATTTTACAAACGCTGCGTTTCAACTTAGAACGCAGCGGTTATGCGGTTGTAACGGCCAGCGACGGCCGTAGCGCGATCGCCATGGCGCAACGCGAGCAGCCAGATCTCATCGTGCTGGATATCATGCTTCCCATTTTGGACGGAATCGAAGCGTGTAAGGAAATTCGCAAATTCAGCGCGGTGCCGATCATCATGCTAACGGCCAAGGATCAAGAAATCGACAAAGTGCTGGCGCTCGAGCTCGGCGCCGACGATTACGTGACCAAACCGTTTGCCTTGCACGAATTTTTAGCGCGCGTCAAGGCGCGGCTGCGCCGGCAGTCGCCGATCGCTTCTGGGCACGAAGACGCGCTCTCGCTCGGCGGTATCGTGCTCGACCCGTCGCGTCAGCAACTCTCGGTGCGCGGCAAGGACGTCTCCCTGGCGCCCAAGGAGTTCGCGCTCCTGCGCGTGCTGATGGAGAACAACGGTCGCGTCGTAACCCGCCAGACGCTGCTCGATAAAGTGTGGGGTTACGATTTCGAAGGCGAGCAGCAAACGGTCAGCGTGCACGTGCGATGGCTGCGCGAAAAAATCGAGGAAGACTCGCGTAATCCGCGGCACATCCTCACGGTGCGCAGTCGCGGATATATGTTCAAATC